The nucleotide sequence cttttgaaaaaataagatCCTTGTAATAATCATCATTAACATATTCATAATCACTTGTGTCTTCATCACTGCTAGAATATAATTGAAGCTCACCAAGATGAATATCTATATCATCTTCTGAGTCACTATTGTATATCAATAATTCATCTACCATATTATCATTAGTACTAAGACTATTTGATGaatcttcattttttagTTCACTTGAAtttgttttaatattttgtgTGAATGTATctatttcattttcattattatgatgaatagtattattattattgttatgttttgttttttgctctaatttatttttcatttctttttttaatttttttttttttaattttgaGATTTCTGTAATTATATCATCAAGGTTCATAGTAGAAGAAGGGTGTATGTTAGTTGATCTTGTCAAATCAGAAAAATTTTTAACTGCTTCAATTATTTgattttcttcttcatcatctATTAAATTTGGTACTTGAGAGGGGCTTAAACCAAATATATCATTCgtattattatcattattattattttctaatgTATTCGTTCTTATGGtattatgaataataacattagtttttttttgcttATCAGAAGATAAGCATAAATGCCAAGacattataaaaaataaaatcaaGAAATAGTAATAgataaaatacatattcattatgaaaaaataaaataaatataaataaataaatatatatatatatatatatatattaataatttaagaATAACAAATAGAGTTGTAAATTTATTATGccttaaaaatattacaatggtagtataattttttatattttggttgcaattgtaaaaaaaaaaaaaatttacagacaaatattaaaaatttgtggatgttttataatacatgtattttaattttatatttttaatttaatatattcaatttatgtgtttttattttattttattttattttttctcttGACAAATTCtcataattaaaaatatatatatatatatatatatatatatataaggaaatatatttgtgaactttttatatatatcttttaaaaaatatatcaatataatatactGATATAACTggacatatatatatttatatatatttaaataaaaatttgttCATCgttaatttcattttattattattttattattttattttttttttttataaaatattattgaaGAAATGTGAACAAATTTACGATTAAAAAgagaaatattttatcatatgataatatctacaaaaaattataacaacatcataaaatatatataaatatattattttatatattagtatttaattttttttttttttttttcctttcagtatattattactaatatacatatatatttttatgattgCATGTTTTGTCCTTTCTCATTATTAATGTCAATTAATAACACAGGAAAGGTGT is from Plasmodium gaboni strain SY75 chromosome Unknown, whole genome shotgun sequence and encodes:
- a CDS encoding sporozoite invasion-associated protein 2 yields the protein MNMYFIYYYFLILFFIMSWHLCLSSDKQKKTNVIIHNTIRTNTLENNNNDNNTNDIFGLSPSQVPNLIDDEEENQIIEAVKNFSDLTRSTNIHPSSTMNLDDIITEISKLKKKKLKKEMKNKLEQKTKHNNNNNTIHHNNENEIDTFTQNIKTNSSELKNEDSSNSLSTNDNMVDELLIYNSDSEDDIDIHLGELQLYSSSDEDTSDYEYVNDDYYKDLIFSKDTEESFSILEDSENISLSSIKKYLYSPIGSYKKKNMNVFENFKMTRSYDEFLKIFNLNDSSSYEEYELLPGEPFKLNCYYYRDAQYKNVRKYILKEIYDNIQNLSKENKILVSEKEELFHDFIKNLLRNNFICLSYEEEEDLFSESKLLLEAMIYKRIQ